A window of Deltaproteobacteria bacterium contains these coding sequences:
- the hisB gene encoding imidazoleglycerol-phosphate dehydratase HisB, which produces MTGTKRVVFIKAADVVAGAGRDEAPIVQAMVIPALHQLQRAGFTLLIDGVGAEFGSARNLLKAQGLSFFELAAMDLAHGRPNVFMYRELLGGASLDTGRSAVIGDTQVDQLFAANLGVNRYEIGGQEIPDWGALAEQLVTRPRMAKTQRRTGETDITIAVNLDGDVNRSLVSTGHGFFDHMLAQLARHSGIEMQIAVTGDLHVDEHHTVEDTALALGDALRAALGDRFGIERYAFVMPMDETRVNAALDLSGRPTLVWAADFGRSEVGGLPTEMVPHFFRSLAERLGATLHVEVRGENTHHMVEGAFKAVAKCLGRAVSLSANASVPSTKGVL; this is translated from the coding sequence ATGACGGGGACTAAAAGGGTTGTTTTTATAAAGGCGGCCGATGTGGTCGCTGGTGCCGGTAGAGATGAGGCACCCATAGTGCAGGCTATGGTCATCCCAGCGCTGCACCAGTTGCAACGAGCAGGCTTTACTTTACTCATCGACGGCGTCGGTGCTGAGTTTGGTTCTGCACGGAACCTGCTTAAAGCCCAAGGTCTGAGCTTTTTTGAGCTTGCAGCGATGGACCTAGCACATGGGCGACCCAACGTCTTCATGTACCGTGAACTCCTCGGTGGAGCCTCCCTCGACACAGGCCGTTCAGCCGTGATCGGCGATACGCAGGTAGATCAACTTTTTGCTGCAAATCTTGGCGTCAATCGTTACGAGATCGGTGGCCAAGAGATTCCCGATTGGGGAGCTCTCGCTGAGCAGTTAGTGACACGACCACGCATGGCGAAGACTCAAAGGCGCACGGGTGAGACTGATATTACCATTGCGGTCAATCTTGATGGAGACGTGAACCGTAGTCTCGTCAGCACAGGTCATGGATTTTTTGACCATATGCTAGCTCAGCTAGCGCGTCACAGTGGTATTGAAATGCAGATCGCGGTCACAGGTGATCTGCATGTCGATGAGCACCATACGGTAGAAGACACAGCGTTGGCCTTGGGTGACGCCTTGAGAGCCGCTCTTGGTGATCGCTTTGGTATCGAGCGCTACGCCTTTGTGATGCCGATGGATGAAACCAGAGTTAATGCTGCACTCGATCTTAGTGGGCGACCAACGTTGGTTTGGGCAGCGGACTTTGGACGCTCTGAGGTTGGAGGACTTCCGACAGAAATGGTGCCACATTTCTTTAGGTCTCTGGCGGAACGCCTTGGTGCCACCTTGCATGTCGAGGTGAGGGGCGAAAATACCCATCACATGGTGGAAGGTGCTTTTAAAGCTGTCGCTAAGTGTTTGGGTCGAGCTGTGAGTCTCAGTGCTAATGCTAGTGTGCCATCGACGAAAGGTGTCCTATGA